From one Trifolium pratense cultivar HEN17-A07 linkage group LG1, ARS_RC_1.1, whole genome shotgun sequence genomic stretch:
- the LOC123920822 gene encoding serine/threonine-protein kinase tricornered-like: MDSARSWLQKLQPRDKLKAKKRDEDGNNDGDGDGDSTSPVDEALLSDVTKQKVAAAKQYIENHYKEQMKNLQERKERRTILEKKLADADVSEEDQSNLLKFLEKKETEYMRLQRAKMGVDDFELLTMIGKGAFGEVRVCREKTTDHVYAMKKLKKSEMLRRGQVEHVKAERNLLAEVDSNCIVKLYCSFQDDEYLYLIMEYLPGGDMMTLLMRKDTLTEDEARFYVGETVLAIESIHEHNYIHRDIKPDNLLLDRYGHLRLSDFGLCKPLDCSQLEEKDFSVGQNANGSTHNETGSTPKRTQQEQLQNWQKNRRTLAYSTVGTPDYIAPEVLLKKGYGMECDWWSLGAIMYEMLVGYPPFYSDDPMTTCRKIVNWKSHLKFPEEAGLSPEAKDLISRLLCNVNHRLGSNGADEIKAHPFFNGVEWDKLYHIEAAFIPEVNDELDTQNFEKFDEADFETRPSSKAGPWRKMISSKDFNFVGYTYKNFEIVSDYQVPGMAELKKKPSKSRRPSIKSLFDSDSEVSEVSDTSASDQPVQGSFLNLLPPKLEPSNSERNLTHES, from the exons ATGGATTCTGCTAGGAGTTGGCTTCAGAAGTTGCAGCCTCGTGATAAACTGAAGGCAAAGAAGAGAGATGAAGATGGTAATAATGATGGAGATGGAGATGGAGATTCGACATCACCTGTCGATGAAGCATTGCTTTCTGATGTCACCAAACAGAAGGTTGCCGCGGCAAAGCAGTATATTGAAAATCATTACAAGGAGCAAATGAAGAACCTTCAGGAGAGGAAGGAGCG TCGAACCATCTTGGAAAAGAAGTTGGCTGATGCTGATGTCTCTGAAGAGGATCAAAGCAACTTGCTTAAGTTTTTAGAGAAAAAGGAAACTGAATATATGCGCCTTCAGAGGGCCAAGATGGGCGTTGATGATTTTGAGTTATTAACTATGATTGGAAAAGGTGCATTTGGAGAG GTCAGAGTCTGCAGAGAGAAGACTACTGATCATGTATACGCAATGAAAAAACTAAAGAAATCAGAGATGCTTCGCAGAGGCCAG GTTGAACACGTCAAAGCGGAAAGGAATCTCCTCGCAGAGGTTGACAGCAATTGCATAGTCAAACTTTACTGTTCTTTCCAGGATGATGAGTATCTTTATCTTATTATGGAGTATCTACCGGGTGGAGATATGATGACTCTACTTATGAGAAAGGATACCTTGACTGAAGATGAAGCCAGATTTTATGTTGGAGAAACTGTTCTGGCTATTGAATCTATACACGAGCACAATTATATACACAG GGATATCAAGCCTGACAACTTATTACTTGATAGATATGGACACTTGAGACTGTCTGACTTTGGACTTTGTAAACCATTAGACTGTAGTCAGCTTGAAGAAAAGGATTTTTCTGTTGGTCAGAATGCAAATGGATCTACACATAATGAGACCGGTTCAACTCCAAAACGCACACAACAAGAACAACTGCAAAACTGGCAAAAGAACAGGAGGACACTT GCTTATTCCACAGTTGGTACACCGGATTATATTGCTCCAGAAGTTCTTTTGAAGAAAGGGTATGGGATGGAATGTGATTG GTGGTCACTCGGTGCTATCATGTATGAAATGTTGGTGGGATATCCACCTTTTTATTCTGATGATCCAATGACAACATGTAGGAAG ATAGTGAACTGGAAATCTCACTTGAAATTTCCTGAGGAAGCTGGGCTATCGCCAGAGGCTAAAGATCTTATTAGTAGACTTTTATGTAATGTCAAtcataggctgggatcaaacgGTGCTGATGAAATAAAG GCTCATCCGTTCTTCAATGGTGTTGAATGGGATAAACTATATCACATTGAAGCTGCATTTATACCTGAGGTCAATGATGAATTAGATACTCAGAATTTTGAAAAGTTCGATGAG GCTGACTTCGAAACTCGACCGTCATCAAAAGCTGGTCCATGGAGGAAG ATGATTTCATCTAAGGACTTCAATTTTGTTGGATACACATACAAGAACTTTGAAATTGTCAGCGATTATCAAGTTCCTGGGATGG CTGAACTGAAGAAGAAACCCTCCAAATCAAGGAGACCATCCATTAAGTCACTTTTTG ATTCCGATTCAGAGGTGTCTGAGGTTTCTGATACATCTGCAAGTGATCAACCTGTTCAAGGAAGCTTTTTAAACCTCTTGCCGCCCAAGTTAGAGCCATCTAATAGCGAGAGGAATCTTACTCATGAGTCCTAA